In the Carassius auratus strain Wakin chromosome 50, ASM336829v1, whole genome shotgun sequence genome, one interval contains:
- the LOC113066588 gene encoding DNA-binding protein RFX7-like produces MNLTVMADDQQLPGAPGTSLQSPEATALQYNKIKNSICKSVQSKVESILQDVEKFTDIEKLYLYLKLPSSPSSGNDKRTENQRGSASPAICDQNSMSSSRTQQMYAFNWIRNHLEEHPETSLPKQEVYDEYKSYCDNLGYHPLSAADFGKIMKNVFPNMKARRLGMRGKSKYCYSGLRKKAFVHMPSLPNLDLHKSGDGCELLESTGQSPSAEDEMRSAACGLVCEWAQKVLSRQFDSVEELARFLLNSHYIGTKSMAALTVMTGTPTGMKTPTPASAFVPTGEANLFQPQVKTLPSPSVDAKQQLQRKIQKKQQEQKLTSPLPTDAQARRAEAGTPGPGSSLTSGSPALLSPQPTIGIVVTAVPSPITVQRNRQLMTSPSPVGAAEGKVVPVNFQVVTQPVKQSPKTPQNIPASPVGDRLARHRYAQILPKPSATSAIALRSPQTLLITNSPIKTVMPTPHVSSVNVVKMTAISLAPNSSSSNSITPTPLRPASAGISSTAFLEESSQIQLAQNGASVMSLQSSGKTGHPSTTPTPAASTVTNEVKVTFEAVNDSYSATAVDKQITASGARTGLKNERATKFRASSEPSLLIKASPVPERVTRTKSDSTTPSSTIMGALAPSSNNNDHPESTLYLTVTSQNVDAELSSICAMATASTSSKDAVLGPKSPRKRSASVLETHTIPVKRVFISQQPLDSGSNAKPGIVIAAKKIQRPGTPARPESAPCKVTLKQSSSLPTQILALSDTPIGALDISQMVNPQSSLQLANEAADISQNETAPAKSTVLLQQISTHQQISSDVSQEVSTVSELKSSLQDYSQQMQTEHKQIAANPLPLTAQETETTSQLTLQQDIVDFEGAQASMDYFPFNDDDMTQDSIVEELVQMEEQMKLNSSLQSYLSCVDISLQGQATVGQGTILSPHQTSTQFYHSSHSSATPIHTPTPTPTPTPTPTPTPTSEMLPGGHCLTRESPCSRMAPVTPVDSFLGGRHTPISTPLSNCSSSVPPSPIECRNPFAFTPINSSITGYHDGSVVSSSPVKPMQRPMATHPDKAKLEWINNRYNSTAGSPVISTSSTIGILPSYQDLVEDHFRKPHAFAIPGQSLQCQSRHQDGNLGRLTTVSPVQQGQQTTLSSKQESFAIPAPLDNKGAGSTSTSGGGTFRCRSVSPAVRQRNLSGTSAQTVTTPRSVVSPFNCPLTSEVLNILSNNQSVVSASSLAQRSQSVPLNIMMQSELLPISHQGQQSNSAKITTVLLSKMDTDGDDTVRGLGVNNLPANYTARMNLTQILETTQGFPGGPNSQNQQLPLDTSPLPFDFQKTGYLISAGEEQVSFSTGDSRAQSGSGLQQPEEQLQLQEQDQQLQLQNQQLQLQDTQLQLQDQQLQLPDQQQLQVDPGLTQQHLLPQTSQQVVDQEQQEQLDFNTTVKDLLGEDSLNPSSQLVGQVASELSAVASDFSNDIRLTSDLSSSINDLNTLDPNLLFDPSQQQDQYEDATLEELKNDPLFQQICSDTVNSAGFDWLENKDQPTVEMLG; encoded by the exons CAAGATGTTGAGAAGTTTACAGATATCGAGAAGCTCTACCTCTACCTTAAGTTGCCTTCTAGTCCCAGTAGTGGCAATGACAAaag AACTGAAAATCAGAGGGGCTCTGCAAGTCCTGCAATATG CGACCAGAATTCCATGTCGTCCAGTCGGACTCAACAGATGTACGCATTCAACTGGATCCGAAATCACTTGGAAGAGCACCCAGAAACCTCACTGCCAAAACAAGAGGTGTACGACGAATACAA GAGTTATTGCGACAATCTGGGTTACCATCCTTTAAGCGCAGCTGATTTTGGGAAGatcatgaaaaatgtttttccGAACATGAAGGCACGCCGTTTGGGCATGAGGGGGAAATCAAA GTACTGCTATAGTGGACTGAGAAAAAAAGCCTTTGTGCACATGCCATCACTCCCTAACCTGGACTTACACAAATCAGGAGATGGG TGTGAGTTGTTGGAGTCGACTGGACAGTCTCCCAGTGCTGAGGATGAGATGCGCTCGGCAGCTTGCGGTCTTGTCTGCGAATGGGCTCAGAAGGTTTTGAGTCGCCAGTTTGACAGTGTGGAGGAATTGGCACGCTTTCTTCTCAACAGTCACTATATAGGCACTAAATCCATGGCAGCTCTTACTGTCATGACTGGAACCCCAACAG GTATGAAAACCCCTACGCCTGCCTCTGCCTTTGTGCCAACTGGTGAAGCCAACTTATTCCAGCCCCAAGTGAAGACCCTCCCTTCGCCTTCTGTAGATGCCAAACAACAGCTGCAGCGGAAGATCCAGAAGAAACAACAGGAACAGAAGCTCACCTCTCCTTTGCCCACTGATGCCCAGGCCAGAAGGGCAGAAGCGGGCACACCCGGCCCTGGATCCAGCCTGACCTCTGGAAGTCCTGCACTACTGTCCCCTCAACCAACCATAGGCATCGTGGTCACTGCTGTTCCAAGTCCTATCACA GTTCAGAGAAACCGGCAACTAATGACCTCTCCAAGTCCCGTTGGGGCAGCAGAGGGAAAAGTTGTACCTGTTAACTTCCAGGTTGTGACACAACCTGTTAAGCAGTCTCCAAAAACGCCCCAAAATATCCCTGCCAGCCCAGTTGGTGACAGGTTGGCCAGACACCGATATGCCCAGATTTTACCTAAACCTTCTGCCACAAGCGCCATTGCACTTCGCTCGCCCCAAACGCTTCTTATCACCAACAGCCCCATCAAGACGGTGATGCCCACGCCCCATGTTAGCTCTGTCAATGTGGTCAAGATGACTGCAATTTCATTAGCGCCTAACAGTAGCAGTAGTAATAGTATTACTCCTACCCCTTTGAGACCTGCTTCGGCAGGTATCAGTAGCACAGCTTTCCTGGAAGAATCTAGCCAAATCCAGCTAGCGCAGAATGGGGCATCTGTCATGTCTCTTCAGTCATCTGGGAAAACTGGACATCCCTCTACGACCCCAACCCCAGCAGCATCCACTGTTACTAATGAGGTAAAAGTGACATTTGAAGCTGTGAATGACAGTTACTCAGCTACTGCTGTTGATAAACAAATCACCGCATCAGGGGCAAGAACAGGACTAAAGAATGAAAGAGCCACTAAATTCAGGGCTTCCAGTGAACCCTCTCTTCTTATTAAGGCATCCCCTGTGCCTGAGAGAGTGACAAGGACCAAGAGTGACTCTACAACCCCTTCAAGTACAATCATGGGGGCTCTTGCCCCGAGCAGCAATAACAACGATCACCCAGAAAGTACTTTGTATTTAACTGTTACTAGCCAGAATGTAGATGCTGAATTGTCATCCATTTGTGCGATGGCAACTGCAAGCACTTCTTCTAAAGATGCTGTTCTTGGTCCAAAAAGCCCTCGTAAACGTTCTGCATCTGTTTTGGAAACCCATACAATCCCAGTTAAAAGAGTATTCATTTCCCAGCAACCTTTGGATAGTGGAAGCAATGCCAAGCCTGGTATTGTAATAGCAGCTAAGAAGATTCAGAGACCTGGCACTCCAGCAAGACCAGAGAGCGCTCCATGCAAAGTTACACTAAAACAGAGTAGCTCTCTTCCAACTCAGATCTTAGCTCTTTCTGACACTCCCATTGGAGCCCTGGACATCTCCCAGATGGTTAATCCTCAGAGCTCTTTACAACTCGCAAATGAAGCTGCTGATATTAGCCAGAATGAAACTGCTCCTGCTAAAAGCACAGTTTTACTGCAGCAAATCTCAACTCACCAACAAATCAGCAGTGACGTTTCTCAGGAGGTATCTACTGTAAGTGAGCTCAAGAGTTCACTGCAAGACTACTCACAACAGATGCAAACAGAACACAAACAGATTGCCGCTAATCCATTACCGTTGACCGCCCAGGAAACTGAGACCACTAGTCAGCTCACTCTTCAGCAGGACATTGTTGATTTTGAAGGAGCCCAAGCAAGCATGGACTATTTTCCCTTCAATGATGATGATATGACCCAGGACAGTATTGTAGAAGAGCTTGTACAGATGGAGGAACAGATGAAGCTGAATAGCAGCTTGCAATCCTACTTGAGCTGTGTTGATATATCCCTACAAGGTCAAGCCACGGTTGGCCAAGGAACAATCCTGTCGCCCCATCAGACAAGTACACAGTTCTATCATTCGTCTCACAGTAGCGCCACGCCAATCCACACGCCAACTCCGACACCCACACCGACACCAACACCTACTCCAACTCCTACCTCTGAGATGCTACCAGGGGGTCATTGCTTGACCAGAGAAAGTCCTTGTTCTCGAATGGCACCTGTTACCCCAGTGGATAGCTTCTTGGGTGGGCGCCATACACCCATCAGCACTCCACTGTCTAACTGCAGCAGCAGTGTTCCTCCGAGCCCCATCGAATGCCGCAATCCCTTTGCGTTCACTCCTATAAACTCTAGTATAACTGGATATCACGATGGTAGCGTTGTGTCCAGCAGTCCAGTGAAACCCATGCAAAGACCAATGGCCACCCACCCAGATAAAGCCAAGCTGGAGTGGATCAACAACAGGTACAACAGCACCGCAGGGTCTCCTGTTATATCCACCAGCTCCACCATTGGCATCCTGCCCAGTTACCAGGATCTGGTCGAGGACCACTTCCGTAAACCACATGCTTTTGCCATCCCAGGTCAATCTCTCCAGTGTCAGTCAAGGCATCAGGACGGAAACTTGGGGAGGTTAACAACCGTTTCTCCAGTGCAACAAGGACAGCAAACCACCCTTAGTAGCAAGCAAGAAAGTTTTGCCATCCCAGCTCCGTTGGACAATAAAGGAGCAGGAAGCACATCTACATCTGGAGGTGGAACCTTCCGGTGTCGCAGCGTTAGCCCAGCAGTTCGTCAGCGTAACCTTAGCGGCACCTCTGCACAAACAGTCACCACTCCACGGTCTGTTGTTTCTCCCTTTAACTGCCCCCTGACATCTGAGGTCCTGAACATTTTGTCCAACAACCAGTCTGTGGTCAGTGCCAGCAGCTTGGCCCAGAGGAGCCAGTCAGTTCCACTAAACATCATGATGCAGTCTGAGCTGCTTCCCATCAGTCATCAGGGGCAGCAAAGCAATAGTGCTAAAATCACCACCGTGCTCCTTAGCAAGATGGACACGGATGGAGATGACACAGTGCGAGGGCTTGGTGTAAATAACCTGCCCGCCAATTATACAGCGCGGATGAACTTAACCCAAATCCTGGAGACGACACAGGGCTTCCCCGGAGGCCCCAACTCTCAGAACCAGCAGCTGCCTCTGGACACAAGCCCTTTGCCTTTTGACTTCCAGAAGACGGGTTACCTCATAAGTGCGGGAGAGGAGCAAGTCTCCTTCTCCACTGGTGACAGTCGAGCACAATCAGGCTCAGGACTGCAGCAACCAGAAGAGCAGCTTCAGCTCCAGGAACAAGATCAACAGCTACAACTCCAGAATCAACAGCTGCAACTTCAAGACACACAGTTGCAACTCCAGGACCAACAGTTGCAGTTGCCGGACCAACAACAGTTACAAGTTGACCCAGGTCTCACCCAGCAGCACTTGTTGCCCCAAACCTCGCAGCAGGTTGTGGATCAGGAGCAGCAAGAGCAACTGGACTTCAACACTACCGTCAAGGATCTCTTGGGGGAGGACAGCCTCAACCCCAGTTCCCAACTCGTCGGACAGGTGGCTTCAGAGCTCAGTGCTGTCGCCTCTGACTTTTCGAACGATATCCGGTTGACTTCTGACCTTTCGAGTAGCATTAACGACTTGAACACTTTGGACCCCAACTTGCTGTTTGACCCCAGTCAGCAGCAGGACCAATATGAAGACGCCACACTGGAAGAACTGAAGAACGATCCTCTGTTTCAGCAGATTTGCAGCGATACTGTGAATTCTGCTGGTTTTGATTGGTTGGAGAATAAAGACCAGCCAACCGTGGAAATGTTGGGATGA